Part of the Azospirillum thiophilum genome, TTCGCCATCCGGACCAGTTCCTTGGCATGGTTCGTGTGGCTCATCGGTGTCTCTCCCGTGACGTGGCTGGGTTGGGATCAGCGGAACAGGATGATGCCGTCGCGGCGCGACAGCGCTCCCAAAGTGAGGCCGGCGGTGCGCGCCAGCTCGAGCGCCAGCGCGGTCGGCGCCGAGATGGTCGCCAGCAGCGGAATGCCCACCGCAGCGGTCTTCTGCACCAGCTCGAAGCTGCACCGGCTGGTCATCACCACGAAGCCGGTGGCCGGATCGGCCCCGGACCGGGCGATGGCGCCGATCAGCTTGTCGAGCGCGTTGTGGCGGCCGACATCCTCGCGCGCCATCCGGATGGCGCCATCCGGCGCGCACCAGGCGGCGGCGTGGACCGAGCGGTTGGCCCGGTTCATCGGCTGGTGGTCCGGCAGGGCGCGGAAGGCGGCGGCGACCGCGGCCGGCTCCACCTCCAGCGTCGCCGTGATCTTCCGGGGCTCCCGAACGGCGTGGACAAGACTGTCCACGCCGCACAGGCCACAGCCGCTCCGCCCCTCCATGGAGCGGCTGCGCAGGCTTCCGCGCAGGAGCCGCAGGGGATCGACCGTCATGTTGACGACGAAGCCCAGCGGCGTTTCCCGCACGG contains:
- the fdhD gene encoding formate dehydrogenase accessory sulfurtransferase FdhD, producing the protein MTAMPSGPIPPDDSSMCSIAVTGTGFPAGVGVEEGADVEWQVPEETAVAFEYNGRSHAVMMATPADLEDFALGFSLAEEIVGAAADIEKTAVRETPLGFVVNMTVDPLRLLRGSLRSRSMEGRSGCGLCGVDSLVHAVREPRKITATLEVEPAAVAAAFRALPDHQPMNRANRSVHAAAWCAPDGAIRMAREDVGRHNALDKLIGAIARSGADPATGFVVMTSRCSFELVQKTAAVGIPLLATISAPTALALELARTAGLTLGALSRRDGIILFR